The genomic window agtatatacccagggtataccagctgtacagatatattatatacagtatatacccaggttataccagctgtacatatatattatatacagtatatacccaggttataccagctgtacatatataattatacacagtatatacccagggtataccagctgtacatatatattatatacaggagatccccagggtataccagctatacatatataattatatacattatatacccaggctataccagctgtacatatatattatatacagtatatacccaggttataccagttgtacatatataattatatacaggagatacccaggttatatcagctgtacatatataattatatacagtatatacccaggttataccagctgtacatatttaattatatacagtatatacacaggttataccagctgtacatatataattatatacaggagatacccaggttataccagctgtacatatataattatatacaggagatacccaggttatatcagctgtacatatataattatatacagtatatacccaggttataccagctgtacatatataattatatacagtatatactctggttataccagctgtacatatataattatatacagaagatccccaggttataccagctgtacatataattatatacaagagatacccaggttatagcagctgtacatatataattatatacagtatatacccaggttatagcagctgtacatatataattatatacagtatatacccaggttataccagctgtacatatataattatatacagtatatacccaggttataccagctgtacatatataattatatacagtatatacccaggttataccagctgtacatatataagtatatactctggttataccagctgtacatatataattatatacagtatatacccaggttataccagctgtacatataattatatacaagagatacccaggttatagcagctgtacatatataattatatacagtatatacccaggttataccagctgtacatatataattatatacaggagacacccaggttataccagctgcacatatataattatatacatgagataccaggttataccagttgcacatatataattatatacacaagatacccaggttataccagtattctccatatcactatatacaggagatctatAGGACTCTTATAATTTTTTAAGGCTGTATACTCACTGGCTCACCCCGAGACGCTAATCCTCCGCCATTCCTTGAGGAATTCCTTGAAGACCCTTTGGATTTTTCTTGATTTCTAAATTGTGAAGAAATTTACACTATTTTACAGTCTGACAATACATAATAAAGCCAATAGGGGGTGACTGGTATTTACTGCAATACCAGATCCTGCCTGAGGACAACAGTGGTAGCCTGGACACATTTAGTAGATCTTACCTATAAGCCATAGCAGCCATGACTCCAGGAAAGTCCAGAAATTCTTCTACCTGTTTAGATGGTAAATATAACAATAAAACGGAAGTCTCCAATGAATTCTAGTAGAAAGGTAAAATACTGTACAAGGTTTAAAGGGCAACAAATAGGGGTGGAGTCAGAGAGCCTGGCCTAAGGTCGGGGCTAGTGACATCATTACATCAGTTTGGTGATGTCACCAAAGTGACTTGCAGTTGTGGGGTCCACAACCAGGCCCAATGTCTGGGACTGAGGTGAGGGTAATGCTGGGCCCATGGCAGTGCCCAATTTTATTACCATCTTATGGAAATTTTGTAGTTGGGTTGAAATTTTGTTGGGTTGAAAAGACTACGGGACAAAGTGGGTTATTTGCCAATGCTGTGACCCCTCATTTCTATCAACCCTTCATAatcataaaatttaaaaaaaatttaaaagttgaACCTTCCTCATGGTCATCCTGTCTCTAACCTTTTCCTTGGCTTTGGCCCATTCTTTCTGTTCATCACCATCTTTCCTTGACTGCATCTTACTCATGTTTTCCTCTCGTCTTCCTTTGCTCTTCCCTCTGTCTTTGGCCAAGGAGCTGtaatgtatcagactggagaatTAGAGGCAATGGTTAGACACGGATCCCAGACTATATAAGGTTCAATGACTTTATCTACCGTGAGTCTGTACTTTCCTCCTCTCCGTCACTTATGTTCACGTCCCGTTTCACTTGTTCAATAAGTTTGGAGCAAATGTCACTTTCCTAAAAAAGAAGAGAATTTTTCTTACTATGACCATGAGAGGGACCTAAAAACAAGTCAGTAAAGTATGGAGGGGCAGTCGGTGATATGAAGGATGGGACCATCATGGTCATATTCCGTCACATGACAACCCAATGGAATCCAATACAATCGGACAAACCAAAACAGATCTGCTGACAAAAGTTTGGTCCATACCATGGAAGAAGCCAAGTTGACTGTTTAAAGTTCCTAGAAGAAAGTTGTCCAGGTTACCCAATACTTTTTATAGATACTGCCGACCTGAACAAGGTTCCTATAGCATAGGGTAAGAGGAGCAACACCATTTGTGGTCCATTTTATAATGGTCCCCTACCCTCAAAGGACTCCATTATCTTTTGTCACAGAGCCCTCCCTGTTCTCAACTATGAACTTTGAGGAGTCTAAGCAGATCGAAACGGATCTGCCCACAAAAGGTCATAAATCGGTCACTGGTATCTTGGGCAGAAGAGCATACCATAGAGGCAGCCAAGGTGGTTGTTATGGACCCTATAAGGGAAGTTGTCCCATCCTTGTCCTCCATGGATATTGTCAACCTACACAAGTCCATTCACAGGGTCAGAGAATCAACCACCCATGAATTACCATGCAAAGTGACCCCATTTGGCTGATGCTATGCGGTTCACTCTCTCCACACTTGCTTGATCATCTCACATAGTTCAACCAGACCTCGATGAAACTGATCTGTTCATGAAAGGTCGTCAATGTATATTGTCACCCGCACAAGCCCAGGTAGTAGGAGCAACAAGGACGCCCATCACCTGTAAAAACCCCATTGAGCTAGTAAGGTCTACTCTCCTCTTCTACTTCTTCATCATCTCACATAGTGATCCCAGATCTTGTTGATGAGGTCCAACAGACTAAAACAGATCCAACCATTCTAGATCCTTCTCCCCATGGATATCTCCACCTGCACAAACCTTTCTTTCTACAGGGGCTTGCTCTTCGGTACCCTTGTCTCATTATGATCCTATACTCTTTGTAAGGTGAAACAAGGAACCCACAGGGAAAGCTTCAATGAAGAAACAGAGTCCTGCCCTTGGGGTTACAAGAAGAAGCCTCAACTTTCCCACCAAGTTCTTTCGATTGGCTGACGTAGGCAGAACTAGGCAGATCACTCTATTCATCTCCTGACTGTTGGCTACAAAGATCAGTAGAAAGTAGAGGAACATATATACTGTAGTTCATGCCGATGTTGACCTGTTTTTGAGTCCATGGCCTCGTACCTACCTCGGTCTAATAACTCTAGGAcaggacgtcttttttttttctctgccacCAGTTAACTTGTAATACAAGGAACTCAATGCATCGTAGTCCCATTAATCAGCATTGCTCTTGGATTACTCACCCTCGCCTGGTCCGATACATTGATTTTCTTATCTCCGAGCCCTGAatcaaagatgaaaaaaaaaattgaactgcAGGCGATAATTACAGATGAGCCTAAAAACAGAACAAGGCGCTTTGACTGAGTCAGGTTCCTATTAATGAATCATATCCTGGCCACGTAGTAACCTAGCTGGCACTGCTGGGCAGGAACGCCAGGCTTATAAATCACGACCTCATTGCTGAGTTAATGCGCTCCCATTGTAGCCCTGAATTACGGATATTTTTAAATCCAATTTCACCCGTAATTGTAGATGTGACTTACCCAAGAAACAAAAAGTTGTACGTTCTGTTCCCTGGTCCTGACATCTAATGATTGACCAAAGATTCCATTATCTACAGGGACATGGAGGCTTAATGATCCGAGTCTCTCTACATATCTTTCGAGCTGGTCGTATAATTTTTTCGGATTTTTTCAATAACGGTAATTACCATTGGCCATCTGCCGAACACATCAGACTCCTTCAATTATCTTTTTGAGTCACCATGAGTCAACAGGTGAAAAGTAAGTGTGACAAAAACATTGGCATAAGGGATTGTTTGGAGTTCACGGGGGATAAGAGTGACTACATTTTCCCAATAGCAAATGGATACATggaataatagagatgagcaaatttaccaAAATTTGATAGATTTGATTGGGTCCCAACTGCCTCGAAAAGTTGACAATGAAGCTCTGAGGTCTCTTAGGTTTGTCCTACAAGACAGTAGGGTTCCCgatggaacatgatggacaagacaggagatgtgcagctatgTAGGACTAGTAGAATAAGGAGGAGTAAGTGCTCATGAGCAGGGACACACGTGGTGAGTGCAGGTGAGAAGGTACAAGGGCACAACACCTAGACAGGTATACAGAATGATCCATAGTAACTGCAATGTGATGACCCGCTGATGCTATCCTCACCGTTCGGAACACCTTCACCAGTATCAAATGGAATGTGGAGAAAGAGGTGGACCGAAGAGATGGTATTGCACTCAGCATGAAGATAAATTGGATATTTATTGGCACAGAACGACACGTTTCGAGATCCAAACAATCTCTTCTTCAGGTAAATGCAAGGTATCTGCAACGCCACTTCTTTGATCCACCTCTTCCTCTATGTTGGCCTCAAATTTGAACGATTCATCTGAAACAAACCTCAAAAATTTTGGATTGGCCAAACCAAATTGATTAGTTTTTTCAACTTTTAGCGTCCTCTCATTGCATTGTCCATATGTGATCCTCTTATCTTGGCTTCATATGAAGCCCCATTGTAAATACTTGTTTCACCAGTGATGAAGGCCCCCGCCCCCCACACTTTTTGGAGTTTTCTTCAATACCATGCTGGGTCTTGAGGTCACACGTTACAGAATCTCTTCATTACTTACACATATCACAACAGGGTGTAAAGAGTCTTCACTTCAAGAGAGCACTGCTGGGAGATTGTCCATGTAACACCAGTGGTTCATACTGGACAGCATTGAGGTTT from Dendropsophus ebraccatus isolate aDenEbr1 chromosome 1, aDenEbr1.pat, whole genome shotgun sequence includes these protein-coding regions:
- the LOC138771860 gene encoding splicing regulatory glutamine/lysine-rich protein 1-like isoform X2, whose amino-acid sequence is MNMFDSESPPFRIPAKICFVKFPPEEAVPPEEAALPGLGDKKINVSDQARESDICSKLIEQVKRDVNISDGEEESTDSRSLAKDRGKSKGRREENMSKMQSRKDGDEQKEWAKAKEKVEEFLDFPGVMAAMAYRNQEKSKGSSRNSSRNGGGLASRGEPEPIPNTRHNAIFLRDHEKAAEAVRRNPQKSKQPSAVDSHQPATKSRDHGTKKVEKSNSHVDNIVAESDTGTQR